The Acidimicrobiia bacterium genome segment CCAGGGTCCGTCTGCTCGCCAACGACGACGGCTTCTCACTGGAATTGGCGCCGTTGATCGAACGTACCTCACCGATCAAACTGGCGATCGACCCGGTCCCGGTTGATCGTCGCGACTGGCGCCTCTTCCATAAGACGACGTCGCGCCGGACCTACGAGGATGCCGCAGCCCGCCACCCCGAAGCGGACGACGTCATCCTCATCAACTCCGATGGCGACATCACCGAAACCACCATCGGCAATCTCGCCGTAGAGATCGGTGGGACCTGGTTCACGCCGCCTGCGACCGACGGCCTCCTGGCAGGCACCTACCGGGCTGAGCTACTCGACAGCGGCAATCTTAAGGAACGGTCGATATCGGTTCAGGAGGTACGGAAGGCCACCGGGATAGCCGTCCTCAACTCCGTCCAAGGCTTCAAGAACGGGATAATCCTGTGAGTCCAACCGGGCTACCCGATCGGAGCGCCGCGTTCTAGGCTTCGGCAGGGGACCGGATCGCACCGCGATCCAAGCGTTGGGCGTCGACCGAAAGAGGAAGCGTGAAGGATTCGTTGCAGGTTGGAGTCAAACATCGGTTGACCGAGCAGGTCACGGAGGCGTTATCGCCGCCCCACCTCAAGCCGATCGTCGTGCTGTCGACCCCGAACATGATCTTGCTCATGGAAATGGCATCGTTGAGTGCCGCCCAGCCGCACCTCGACGACCACGAAACGACGGTGGGAACGCACGTGAACGTGTCGCACCTGTCGGCGGCGCGCCAGGGCGATACGGTCGTGGTCGACAGCGAACTCATCGAGATCAACCGCCGGCGCCTCACCTTCACCGTCCGGGTCTCGGTAGGTGACCGGCTCATCGGCGAGGGGACTCATCAACGGGCAGTCATCGACCGGTCAGCATTCGCGACATGAGAATCGAAGGCATCGACGTCATCTTCTACTGGGTAACGGACATCGACCGAGCGATCGAGTTTTACACCGGTGCACTGGGCATCGAGCCGGGACCGCGGTACGGAGATTGGCAGGAGATGAACCTCCCTGGACCGGTCCGCTTCGCGCTCCACGGAGGTAGCGAGGAGGCTCGGTCGGTGAATGCGATCGTTTCCTTTCGCGTCCCAAGTCTCGACACGGCAATGGCTGAGATGGCACGCAAGGGCCACCAGCCAGAGACCGCTATCACCGAAACAGGAAAAACGCGATTCGCCGAGTATGCAGACCCAGACGGCAACCTGGTTCACATCTTGGAGCGCACGACCTAACGGCGCCGGCTCGGAGGAGGCCTTCTCAGGCTTCGAGAAGCGAGGTGAAGCCCGCCTGGAAAGCCGTCCGCAATTCGGGGTCGGATATGGGCGAAGCGATCTCGGCGGCCACATTCCGGCCCCGGCTGCGCGCTGCCTCCGCCTCTTCGACGCGATCAAGCGCGTCCAAAGACCGCCAACGGATTGCCAACACATCGAGGAGAACTCTCCTCCAGGCTCGACCGTTCGGTCAACCGAAGTAGTTCCGTTACAACATCGATGGAGGCTTCGTCGGCCCAATGGAAATCTTCGAAAAACAGCACGAGCGGTTCGACCGCAACGAGGGCTTCAAGCACTTCAA includes the following:
- a CDS encoding thioesterase family protein, whose protein sequence is MKDSLQVGVKHRLTEQVTEALSPPHLKPIVVLSTPNMILLMEMASLSAAQPHLDDHETTVGTHVNVSHLSAARQGDTVVVDSELIEINRRRLTFTVRVSVGDRLIGEGTHQRAVIDRSAFAT
- a CDS encoding VOC family protein produces the protein MRIEGIDVIFYWVTDIDRAIEFYTGALGIEPGPRYGDWQEMNLPGPVRFALHGGSEEARSVNAIVSFRVPSLDTAMAEMARKGHQPETAITETGKTRFAEYADPDGNLVHILERTT
- a CDS encoding ATP-binding protein, whose amino-acid sequence is MTRFCEATVPGRVAMVAPYLAWMLEVDLPEDQKDRIAYLDPARLRMEGMRATVEVLEALVAVEPLVLFFEDFHWADEASIDVVTELLRLTERSSLEESSPRCVGNPLAVFGRA